A genomic stretch from Halichoerus grypus chromosome 7, mHalGry1.hap1.1, whole genome shotgun sequence includes:
- the CYP17A1 gene encoding steroid 17-alpha-hydroxylase/17,20 lyase, whose translation MWELFAFLLFALTYFLWPKPKCPSAKYPKSLPSLPLVGSLPFLPRGGHPHVNFFKLQKKYGPIYSFRMGTKTTVMVGHHQLAKEVLVKKGKEFSGRPQGVTLDILSDNQKGIAFADHGANWQLHRKLVLATFALFKDGDQRLEKIICQENSLLCDFLATQNGQSIDLSLPLFLAVTNIICLICFNSSYKNGDPALKIIKNYNDGILDSLGTDKMVDIFPRLKILPNKTVEKMKNCVKMRDELLNEILEKHKENFSSDSVTNLLDILIQARMNSDNNNAASDRDSKLLSDKHILTTIGDIFGAGVETTTSVVKWTVAFLLHNPQLQKKIQEEIDQNVGFSRTPNMSDRNQLILLEATIREVLRIRPVAPTLIPHKAIVDSSIGEFAIDKGTNVIINLWALHHNEKEWHRPDQFMPERFLDPTRSQLISPSLSYLPFGAGPRSCLGEILARQELFLVMSWLLQRFDLEIPDDGQLPSLEGNPKMVFLIEAFKVKIKVRQAWREAQAESST comes from the exons ATGTGGGAGCTCTTCGCTTTTTTGCTGTTCGCCCTCACCTATTTCTTATGGCCCAAGCCAAAATGCCCCAGTGCCAAGTATCCCAAGAGCCTCCCATCCCTGCCCTTGGTGGGCAGCCTGCCATTCCTCCCCAGAGGTGGCCATCCGCACGTGAACTTCTTCAAGCTACAGAAAAAATACGGCCCCATCTATTCCTTTCGCATGGGTACCAAGACTACAGTGATGGTCGGTCACCACCAGCTGGCCAAGGAGGTGCTTGTCAAGAAGGGCAAGGAATTCTCTGGGCGGCCCCAAGGG GTGACTCTGGACATCCTGTCTGACAACCAAAAGGGCATCGCCTTCGCAGACCATGGTGCCAACTGGCAGCTGCATAGGAAGCTGGTACTGGCCACCTTTGCCCTGTTCAAGGATGGCGACCAGAGGCTAGAGAAGATCA TTTGTCAGGAAAACAGTTTATTGTGTGATTTCCTGGCCACCCAGAATGGACAGTCCATAGATTTGTCCTTGCCTCTCTTCCTGGCGGTGACCAACATAATCTGCTTGATTTGCTTCAACTCCTCCTACAAGAATGGAGATCCTGCTCTGAAGATCATAAAGAATTATAATGACGGCATCTTGGATTCTCTGGGAACGGATAAAATGGTAGACATATTCCCCAGGTTGAAG ATTTTGCCCAACAAAACCGtggaaaaaatgaagaactgTGTTAAAATGCGAGATGAATTGCTGAATGAAATCCTTGAAAAACATAAG GAGAACTTCAGCAGCGACTCTGTCACCAACCTGCTGGACATACTGATCCAAGCCAGGATGAACTCAGACAATAACAATGCTGCCTCAGACCGGGATTCAAAACTCCTTTCAGATAAACATATTCTCACCACCATAGGGGATATATTTGGGGCCGGTGTAGAGACCACCACGTCTGTGGTGAAGTGGACTGTGGCCTTCCTGCTACACAATCCTCAG TTGCAGAAGAAGATCCAGGAGGAGATTGACCAGAATGTGGGTTTCAGTCGCACACCAAATATGAGTGACCGGAATCAACTCATCTTGCTAGAGGCCACCATCAGAGAGGTGCTTCGCATCCGGCCTGTGGCCCCTACACTCATCCCCCACAAGGCTATCGTTGATTCCAG CATTGGCGAGTTTGCCATTGACAAGGGCACAAATGTTATCATCAATTTGTGGGCACTGCATCACAATGAGAAGGAGTGGCACCGGCCCGACCAGTTCATGCCAG AGCGCTTCTTGGACCCCACGAGGAGTCAGCTCATCTCTCCGTCACTAAGTTACTTGCCCTTCGGAGCAGGACCCCGCTCTTGCCTAGGTGAGATCCTGGCCCGCCAGGAGCTCTTCCTCGTCATGTCCTGGTTGCTGCAGAGGTTTGACCTGGAGATCCCAGATGATGGGCAGCTGCCTTCCCTGGAGGGGAACCCCAAGATGGTCTTTTTGATCGAGGCTTTCAAAGTGAAGATCAAGGTGCGCCAGGCCTGGAGGGAGGCCCAGGCTGAGAGTAGCACCTAG